Proteins encoded by one window of Bacteroidota bacterium:
- a CDS encoding carboxypeptidase regulatory-like domain-containing protein: MTKLIFLSFIVLLLFTCKPEHIASDLEKGIITGMVVDYTTNTGVPNATVFLLGNDGGGTWVGGGTPSFFIDQTTADANGNFAFQVEYNEEIGYLCSAISDLYFDYNDEFSVDKYSSGVVNVEVKLRPKAWLSLTIKSVNDYESFDYIGINSTPSYIFYGEVDTSQIISVWGNDLYNLVWFIYEDGINNGSESADIYCPSFDTTYFELLY, encoded by the coding sequence ATGACAAAATTGATATTTCTATCATTCATAGTTTTACTACTGTTCACTTGTAAGCCAGAACATATAGCATCCGATCTTGAAAAGGGAATCATTACCGGTATGGTAGTCGATTATACAACTAACACAGGAGTGCCTAATGCCACAGTCTTTTTGCTTGGTAATGACGGTGGAGGCACATGGGTTGGCGGCGGTACACCTTCATTTTTCATTGACCAGACTACTGCTGACGCAAACGGCAACTTTGCCTTCCAGGTTGAATATAATGAGGAAATAGGGTATTTGTGTTCCGCTATTTCCGACCTTTATTTTGACTATAATGATGAATTTTCAGTGGATAAATATTCTTCTGGAGTGGTTAATGTGGAAGTGAAATTACGCCCAAAGGCTTGGCTTAGTTTAACCATTAAATCTGTGAATGATTATGAATCGTTTGATTATATAGGTATTAATTCCACACCTTCCTATATATTTTATGGTGAAGTAGACACTTCGCAAATAATTTCAGTTTGGGGTAACGACTTGTATAATTTAGTATGGTTTATTTATGAAGATGGAATAAATAATGGGAGCGAATCTGCGGATATATACTGCCCTTCATTCGACACTACATACTTTGAATTATTATACTAA
- a CDS encoding NADH-quinone oxidoreductase subunit N, with amino-acid sequence MSEAFFTYMKFELMLVIIIFILLFLKIWKNKLNNKTVLQVANVLLLVNFVVGFFGNVTGELFADMFRTTGLIVLEKNILNLGALVISLQAYNWLLNHKHAPEFYIILLSSLMGMFFMISSQNIFMFYLGLELSTIPLAALVNFDLEKRKSGEAALKYIISSAFSSGMLLFGISLLYGALGTLNFAEISVVMNAEPLLIFSFILLFAGFAFKISAVPFHLWTADVYEGAPVPITSYLSVISKGAIIFVFVSVLYSAFQNIFTIWYNLLFLISVATMLIGNLFAIRQQNLKRFLAFSSIAQVGFILIGISGNSAEGTASAIYFILVYLFSNLGAFGVVALVSAATGKENMDDYKGFYKTNPMLAWILTISLFSLAGIPPTAGFFGKFFLLMAGAGQGNNVLIIIAALNMIISLYYYLKIVKAMFMDTNDNPIQKLETGMHPKFAFIICITGIVVTGLAGGCYEYIYSLIQV; translated from the coding sequence ATGTCCGAAGCATTTTTTACATACATGAAATTTGAGTTGATGCTGGTCATCATCATTTTCATTTTATTGTTCCTGAAAATATGGAAGAATAAACTGAATAATAAAACCGTGCTTCAGGTTGCCAATGTGTTGTTGCTCGTCAATTTTGTGGTGGGATTTTTTGGGAATGTGACGGGAGAGCTGTTTGCCGATATGTTTCGCACTACCGGCCTCATTGTGCTGGAAAAAAATATTTTGAATCTGGGAGCATTGGTAATATCCTTACAGGCATATAATTGGTTGCTCAATCACAAACACGCTCCGGAGTTTTATATTATTTTATTGTCGTCGCTGATGGGGATGTTCTTTATGATATCTTCTCAGAATATTTTTATGTTCTACCTGGGACTGGAATTATCAACCATTCCTTTGGCCGCATTGGTGAATTTTGATCTGGAAAAAAGAAAATCGGGTGAAGCTGCGTTGAAATATATTATTTCTTCGGCGTTCTCGTCGGGAATGTTGTTGTTTGGTATTTCTTTATTGTATGGTGCATTGGGGACATTAAATTTCGCGGAGATCTCTGTGGTTATGAATGCAGAACCTTTATTGATCTTCTCCTTTATTTTATTGTTTGCAGGATTTGCATTTAAGATATCTGCAGTGCCATTTCATTTGTGGACGGCAGATGTGTATGAAGGCGCACCTGTTCCTATTACTTCTTATTTGAGTGTAATCTCCAAAGGAGCTATCATCTTTGTTTTTGTTTCGGTATTATATTCGGCATTTCAAAACATATTTACCATTTGGTATAATTTATTGTTTTTGATAAGTGTTGCAACAATGCTGATAGGAAATTTATTTGCAATACGGCAACAGAATTTAAAACGATTCCTCGCATTTTCTTCCATTGCCCAGGTTGGATTTATATTGATCGGTATTTCCGGAAATTCAGCAGAAGGAACTGCTTCTGCAATTTATTTTATTCTCGTTTATTTATTTTCCAATCTTGGTGCTTTTGGTGTGGTTGCTTTAGTGAGTGCCGCAACCGGAAAAGAAAATATGGATGACTACAAAGGATTTTACAAAACAAATCCGATGCTTGCATGGATACTTACCATATCCTTATTTTCCTTAGCGGGCATCCCTCCTACTGCCGGATTTTTTGGTAAATTCTTTTTGTTGATGGCAGGTGCGGGACAAGGAAATAACGTATTAATTATTATAGCAGCATTAAATATGATCATCTCCCTGTATTATTATTTAAAAATAGTGAAGGCCATGTTCATGGATACAAATGACAATCCAATTCAAAAATTAGAGACTGGCATGCATCCTAAATTCGCGTTTATCATTTGTATAACGGGTATTGTTGTTACAGGTTTAGCGGGTGGATGTTATGAATATATTTACAGTTTAATTCAAGTATAA
- a CDS encoding NADH-quinone oxidoreductase subunit M, with protein sequence MNLNVLIILPFLTAMFILFSKDLKQIRMVAFMGAALQLVLGGFLLYVYCDARAAGDTSQFLFEQSFAWYPSLNINYHIGVDGISIAMILLTASVVLAGVLVSWNESRMSKEFFLLLTFLALGAYGFFISLDLFTLFFFLELAVIPKYLLIGIWGSGKKEYSAMKLALMLMGGSALVLVGILGVYFYGGNSFDLVSVSQNFIPIEMQRIFFPLLFVGFGIFTAIFPFHTWVPDGHSSAPTAASMFLAGISMKLGGYGCLRVAMYLMPEAAHEYQPIIIVLSTIAIIYGAFATLMQTDLKYINAYSSVSHCGFVLLGIGMLNQTAINGAVMQMVSHGLMTALFFAAIGMLYTRTHTRMVSQLGGLLKVMPFISTVFVIAGLCSLGLPGFSGFVSEMTVFMGGWQNPEALYRIATILACASIVVTAVYILRATGSAIMGPITNNNYTLIKDATWNERLASIVLIAGIVLIGMAPFLLTDLIGSGVSEIMMKVGK encoded by the coding sequence ATGAATTTAAATGTACTGATCATATTACCTTTTTTAACAGCGATGTTCATCCTATTCAGCAAGGATCTGAAACAGATCCGTATGGTGGCATTTATGGGAGCTGCGCTGCAATTGGTTTTGGGGGGATTTTTATTATATGTTTATTGTGATGCGAGAGCTGCGGGTGATACAAGTCAATTTTTATTTGAACAGAGTTTTGCCTGGTATCCCTCTTTAAATATTAATTATCATATAGGGGTGGATGGAATTTCCATAGCGATGATATTATTAACGGCATCAGTAGTATTAGCTGGTGTATTAGTATCCTGGAATGAGTCGAGAATGTCGAAGGAGTTTTTTCTTTTACTTACCTTTTTAGCATTAGGTGCTTATGGATTTTTTATTTCCCTGGATCTTTTCACCTTATTTTTCTTTTTAGAACTTGCAGTCATTCCGAAATATTTATTGATAGGTATTTGGGGAAGCGGAAAAAAAGAATATTCCGCAATGAAACTCGCCCTGATGTTAATGGGTGGAAGTGCATTGGTGTTGGTGGGAATTTTAGGGGTTTATTTTTATGGCGGAAATAGTTTTGATCTTGTTTCTGTTTCTCAGAATTTTATTCCGATAGAAATGCAACGTATATTTTTCCCATTATTATTTGTGGGATTCGGAATATTCACTGCAATTTTTCCATTTCATACCTGGGTGCCTGATGGGCACTCCTCAGCTCCTACGGCGGCATCAATGTTTCTGGCGGGCATTTCTATGAAATTGGGAGGATACGGATGTTTAAGGGTTGCTATGTATTTAATGCCGGAAGCAGCACATGAATATCAACCAATAATAATAGTATTATCCACCATCGCAATTATTTACGGAGCCTTTGCAACATTAATGCAAACAGATCTTAAATATATCAACGCATATTCATCCGTTTCGCATTGCGGATTTGTTTTATTGGGAATCGGAATGTTAAATCAAACTGCAATAAATGGCGCAGTAATGCAAATGGTTTCTCACGGATTAATGACAGCCCTGTTCTTCGCCGCAATCGGAATGTTATATACCAGAACGCATACAAGAATGGTTTCGCAATTGGGAGGATTATTAAAAGTGATGCCATTTATTTCCACGGTATTTGTAATTGCGGGTTTATGTTCATTAGGACTTCCCGGCTTCAGTGGATTTGTTTCTGAAATGACGGTATTTATGGGCGGATGGCAAAATCCCGAAGCCCTCTACCGCATCGCAACAATTTTAGCCTGTGCAAGCATAGTTGTAACCGCAGTCTATATCTTAAGAGCAACCGGTTCCGCCATCATGGGACCCATAACAAATAATAATTACACATTAATAAAAGACGCCACCTGGAATGAACGCTTGGCGTCCATAGTTTTAATAGCAGGAATCGTTTTAATAGGTATGGCTCCGTTTTTATTAACGGATCTGATTGGAAGTGGGGTATCGGAGATTATGATGAAGGTGGGGAAATAG
- the nuoL gene encoding NADH-quinone oxidoreductase subunit L, translating into MSNYNYIALIPILPLAGFLLLGLFGRRYFNKVSGILGTLLLGVSAILSLVAAYQYFIADGMVDGVYPVIEPFKYTWLQFTDSLSIDMGIILDPISVMMLVVVTFVSLMVHIYSLGYMKGEERFATYYSYLQLFTFSMLGLVISSNLFQIYMFWELVGVSSYLLIGYYYDKPSAVAASKKAFIVTRFADLFFLIGILILGFTGNSFDFNTLINTLTSAEFATHFGATFLGISVVTWALTLIFIGGAGKSAMFPLHIWLPDAMEGPTPVSALIHAATMVVAGVFLVARLFPVFAITDSGALEIVAYVGIFSALFAAVIACTQNDIKRVLAYSTMSQIGYMMFALGVSSFGEHGAGYTASMFHLFTHAFFKSLLFLGAGAVIHMVHSNNMSDMGGLRKYMPITNITFLIGCLAIAGVPPFAGFFSKEMILHAAYESHPIIFYVALITSGLTAFYMFRLYFSIFWNKEAHLHGEHHSEGTFTMKLPLIVLSTLSILTGFIPFGNFVSSDRTVLHGHFDIVFSIAPVLIGLLGIFIAYNFYQKQSDRPAKIAASAGGLYKAAYQKFYIDEIYTFITKKIVFNLIGRPAAWFDRNIVDGFINLTGNTTTKISSMIKGLQSGKVQGYAMYFFGGVLVLTLVFIYCLK; encoded by the coding sequence ATGAGTAACTACAATTATATAGCCTTAATTCCAATTTTACCTCTTGCAGGATTTTTATTGCTTGGGTTATTTGGAAGAAGGTATTTTAATAAGGTATCCGGAATTTTAGGAACACTCTTGTTAGGTGTTTCTGCAATTTTATCACTCGTTGCCGCTTATCAATATTTTATTGCAGATGGTATGGTGGATGGAGTGTATCCAGTTATTGAACCATTTAAATATACCTGGCTGCAATTTACCGATTCCTTATCCATCGATATGGGAATTATTTTAGATCCTATTTCGGTGATGATGCTCGTGGTGGTAACCTTTGTTTCCCTCATGGTACATATTTATAGTCTGGGTTACATGAAAGGGGAAGAAAGATTTGCAACCTATTATTCCTATTTGCAATTATTCACTTTCTCCATGCTTGGTTTGGTAATATCCTCCAATTTATTCCAGATATATATGTTCTGGGAACTGGTGGGTGTCTCCTCTTATTTATTGATCGGATATTATTACGACAAACCTTCAGCAGTTGCCGCAAGTAAAAAAGCATTTATTGTTACACGTTTCGCCGATCTGTTTTTCCTCATAGGAATTTTAATATTGGGATTCACTGGAAATTCATTCGATTTTAATACACTTATAAATACTCTAACATCCGCGGAATTTGCAACACATTTCGGTGCAACATTTTTAGGAATTTCTGTTGTTACTTGGGCACTTACTTTAATATTTATCGGAGGTGCAGGCAAATCTGCCATGTTTCCTTTGCATATTTGGTTGCCTGATGCAATGGAGGGACCTACACCTGTTTCCGCATTGATACATGCTGCTACCATGGTGGTTGCAGGGGTATTTTTAGTTGCGCGATTATTTCCTGTTTTTGCAATTACTGATTCCGGCGCACTGGAAATTGTTGCCTATGTCGGAATATTTTCCGCACTATTCGCGGCAGTAATTGCATGCACACAAAATGATATTAAAAGAGTTCTGGCATATTCCACCATGAGCCAAATTGGTTATATGATGTTTGCCTTGGGTGTTAGCAGTTTTGGTGAACATGGAGCCGGTTACACTGCAAGTATGTTCCATTTATTCACTCATGCATTTTTTAAATCCCTATTATTTCTTGGAGCCGGTGCCGTAATTCATATGGTGCACAGCAACAATATGTCGGATATGGGAGGATTGAGAAAATATATGCCGATAACTAATATCACATTCTTAATTGGTTGTCTCGCAATTGCAGGTGTTCCTCCCTTCGCCGGATTTTTCAGCAAGGAAATGATATTACATGCAGCTTACGAATCGCATCCAATTATATTTTATGTTGCATTAATTACGTCAGGACTTACTGCATTTTATATGTTCCGTTTATATTTTTCTATCTTCTGGAACAAAGAGGCACATTTACACGGTGAACACCACAGCGAAGGAACCTTTACGATGAAATTACCCCTTATTGTATTATCTACACTAAGTATACTCACGGGATTTATTCCTTTCGGAAATTTCGTTTCCTCTGACAGAACGGTATTACACGGACATTTTGATATTGTATTTTCCATTGCTCCGGTATTGATCGGATTATTGGGAATTTTCATCGCCTATAATTTTTATCAGAAACAAAGTGACAGACCCGCAAAAATTGCCGCATCAGCCGGTGGATTATATAAAGCAGCATATCAGAAATTTTATATTGATGAGATTTATACCTTCATCACCAAAAAAATTGTTTTTAATTTAATCGGTCGCCCGGCGGCTTGGTTTGATAGAAATATTGTGGACGGATTTATCAATTTAACAGGAAATACAACAACTAAAATTTCATCCATGATCAAAGGATTGCAGTCGGGGAAAGTACAGGGTTATGCTATGTATTTCTTTGGAGGTGTATTGGTGTTGACCCTGGTTTTTATTTATTGTTTAAAATAA
- the nuoK gene encoding NADH-quinone oxidoreductase subunit NuoK, with amino-acid sequence MEVTLTHILFLSTSLFFIGMYGLFTRRNMITMLMAIELILNSVNINFVAFNKYLYPEQLTGVFFTIFIIAIAAAEAAVAIAIIIHIYRDHKSIDVEDSQDMKY; translated from the coding sequence ATGGAAGTAACACTTACACATATTCTGTTTCTCAGCACCTCTTTATTTTTTATAGGGATGTACGGTTTATTTACACGCCGCAATATGATCACCATGTTGATGGCAATTGAATTAATATTGAATAGCGTGAACATAAATTTTGTAGCATTCAATAAATATTTATATCCGGAACAATTAACAGGAGTGTTTTTTACGATATTCATCATTGCCATTGCAGCCGCAGAAGCTGCTGTTGCAATTGCAATTATCATTCATATTTACAGAGATCATAAATCCATTGATGTGGAAGATTCGCAGGATATGAAATATTAA
- a CDS encoding NADH-quinone oxidoreductase subunit J, with protein MTAYDIIFYLLAGFILGTGILAMTTTKIFRAAIFLLFSLMGVAGLYFWMHVEFVAAVQIIVYVGGIVVLIIFSIFLTQEAGVEMPKATNKRLIFSALASLCGIVLTTLLIDQYAFPEISTMELDASPNNIGENMMDYTEKGYALPFEVISILLLSAMVGCITIALKSKPEEV; from the coding sequence TTGACCGCTTACGACATCATATTCTACCTTCTCGCCGGATTTATTCTCGGAACCGGAATTCTCGCAATGACGACCACGAAAATATTCAGGGCAGCGATATTTTTATTGTTTTCGTTGATGGGTGTTGCGGGATTATATTTTTGGATGCATGTGGAATTTGTAGCTGCGGTGCAGATCATTGTTTATGTGGGAGGAATTGTAGTGCTCATCATTTTTTCCATTTTCCTAACACAGGAAGCTGGAGTGGAAATGCCCAAGGCAACGAATAAACGTTTGATCTTTTCTGCCCTGGCATCTCTGTGCGGAATTGTTTTAACAACACTATTAATTGATCAATACGCATTTCCTGAAATTTCCACAATGGAATTGGATGCATCACCAAATAATATCGGGGAAAATATGATGGATTATACGGAAAAAGGATATGCCCTGCCTTTTGAAGTGATCAGTATATTATTATTGTCGGCAATGGTAGGTTGTATCACCATCGCACTAAAATCAAAACCGGAAGAAGTATAA
- a CDS encoding 4Fe-4S binding protein, whose protein sequence is MFIVKYIKEVYGGVKSLLTGMRRTGYYFTHHKQIITQQYPEELPVLAERFRGEVVMLHDEANEHACTGCTACELACPNATIKIVTKFDITPEGKKKKAIDKFVYHLELCTMCNLCIVACPTDAIKMAQTFEHSVYDRSLLTKVLNKPGSKIREGVE, encoded by the coding sequence ATGTTTATAGTAAAATATATAAAAGAAGTTTATGGAGGTGTTAAATCGCTGCTTACGGGTATGCGGAGGACGGGTTATTATTTTACGCATCATAAACAGATCATTACGCAACAATATCCTGAAGAATTACCTGTACTTGCAGAAAGATTCAGAGGAGAAGTGGTGATGTTGCACGACGAAGCAAATGAACATGCCTGCACAGGCTGTACTGCGTGTGAACTTGCTTGTCCGAATGCAACAATTAAAATTGTCACCAAATTCGACATCACCCCCGAAGGAAAAAAGAAAAAAGCAATAGATAAATTTGTGTATCACCTCGAATTATGCACCATGTGTAATTTATGCATCGTGGCTTGTCCCACAGATGCAATTAAAATGGCGCAAACTTTCGAGCATAGTGTGTATGATAGAAGTTTGCTAACGAAGGTTTTAAATAAGCCGGGGAGCAAGATTCGAGAAGGGGTTGAGTAG
- the nuoH gene encoding NADH-quinone oxidoreductase subunit NuoH — protein MPSFENIANTFDTWLNNTFASWLALTIEFVVVGILCIGLFAVLGLVLIMMERKVSAYMQVRLGPNRVGPKGMFQTVADTLKLLVKEGLTPTGSDKFLFNLAPFVVMIAAMLALAPLGFARNFQIWDINIGVLYITSVSSIGVIGILMAGWASNNKYSLMGAMRSGAQIVSYELSAGLAILTVIIFTGDLSISKIVESQADGWWIFKGHIPVIIAFVIFIIAVTAETNRAPFDLAEAESELTAGFHTEYSGMKFALFFLAEYVNIFIVCALGATLFLGGWMPLHIGNWEGFNRIMDYIPSSLWFIGKTFFLIFVIMWFRWTFPRLRIDQLLNLEWKYLLPISMFNLLLATFIAIQGWFF, from the coding sequence ATGCCTTCATTCGAAAATATCGCAAACACTTTTGATACCTGGTTGAATAATACATTCGCCTCATGGCTGGCGCTTACGATAGAATTTGTGGTGGTGGGGATTTTATGTATTGGGTTGTTTGCGGTGTTGGGATTGGTTTTAATTATGATGGAAAGAAAAGTTTCTGCTTATATGCAGGTGCGCCTCGGACCAAACAGAGTGGGACCAAAAGGAATGTTTCAAACCGTTGCGGATACTTTAAAATTATTGGTGAAAGAGGGATTAACTCCAACCGGTTCCGATAAATTTTTATTTAACCTCGCTCCTTTTGTGGTGATGATCGCAGCGATGCTGGCACTTGCTCCACTGGGTTTTGCAAGGAATTTTCAGATCTGGGATATTAATATCGGGGTGTTGTATATCACTTCTGTTTCTTCCATCGGTGTTATAGGAATTTTAATGGCAGGATGGGCGAGCAATAATAAATATTCGTTGATGGGGGCCATGCGAAGTGGTGCTCAAATTGTGAGCTATGAATTAAGTGCAGGTCTCGCAATTCTCACCGTAATTATTTTCACCGGCGATCTTTCTATTTCTAAAATTGTGGAATCGCAGGCTGATGGATGGTGGATATTTAAAGGGCATATTCCTGTTATCATTGCATTTGTAATTTTTATCATCGCAGTAACTGCAGAAACAAATCGCGCTCCCTTCGATCTTGCAGAAGCAGAATCGGAATTAACTGCAGGTTTTCACACAGAATATTCGGGAATGAAATTCGCCCTTTTCTTTTTGGCGGAATATGTAAATATATTTATTGTATGTGCTCTTGGCGCCACTTTATTTTTAGGTGGTTGGATGCCATTGCATATCGGAAATTGGGAAGGATTTAATCGCATTATGGATTATATTCCCTCCTCCTTGTGGTTTATCGGAAAAACATTTTTTCTGATATTTGTGATCATGTGGTTTCGCTGGACATTCCCGCGTTTGCGCATCGATCAGTTGTTGAATCTGGAATGGAAATATTTGTTGCCTATCAGTATGTTTAATTTATTGTTGGCGACATTTATTGCGATCCAGGGCTGGTTTTTTTGA
- a CDS encoding NADH-quinone oxidoreductase subunit D: MLQELIPTQEGDLVINIGPQHPSTHGVLHLVITMNGETIKKIEPHLGYIHRSIEKMCESLNYRQFIYVTSRMDYLSSHINNHGCALIVEKGLQIEVPQRAQVIRVLMDELTRLASHQLWWGALAMDVGAITPFFHAFREREMITDIMEDTCGARLTMNYIVPGGVMAEIHPDFQRKVKEFIAFFKTKLPEYDEMVTGNVIFQNRMKNVGYISKEDAISYGCSGPTARASGVNCDIRKLYPYDVYNTVNFEEAIETGGDCYARYLVRMKEIYQSISIIEQLIDNIPEGDFQAKTKAVLKLPKGEFYTRVETARGEFGVYIVSEGGMTPYRIKFRSPGFSNLSALDHMTRGQKIGDMVAIMGTLDLVIPDIDR, translated from the coding sequence ATGTTACAAGAATTAATTCCCACTCAAGAAGGCGATCTGGTGATCAATATTGGTCCTCAGCATCCGAGTACGCATGGGGTTTTGCATCTTGTAATTACGATGAATGGAGAGACTATTAAAAAAATAGAACCACATCTCGGTTATATTCATCGTTCCATCGAAAAAATGTGTGAGAGTTTAAATTATCGGCAGTTCATTTATGTAACGAGTCGCATGGATTATTTATCCTCTCATATTAATAATCACGGTTGCGCTTTGATTGTTGAAAAAGGATTGCAAATTGAAGTTCCGCAAAGAGCACAGGTAATTCGCGTTTTAATGGATGAGCTTACACGACTTGCATCTCATCAGTTATGGTGGGGAGCTTTGGCAATGGATGTTGGAGCAATTACACCGTTCTTTCATGCTTTCAGAGAAAGAGAAATGATCACGGATATTATGGAAGATACTTGTGGTGCAAGATTAACAATGAATTATATCGTTCCAGGTGGTGTGATGGCAGAAATTCATCCTGATTTTCAGAGAAAGGTAAAAGAATTTATCGCATTCTTTAAAACCAAATTACCGGAATACGATGAAATGGTAACAGGTAATGTGATATTCCAAAACAGAATGAAAAATGTGGGATACATTTCTAAAGAAGATGCAATTTCTTATGGATGTTCCGGTCCTACCGCAAGAGCAAGTGGGGTAAATTGTGATATCAGAAAATTATATCCTTACGATGTATATAATACCGTAAATTTTGAAGAAGCCATTGAAACCGGTGGTGATTGTTACGCGCGATATTTAGTGCGCATGAAAGAAATTTATCAATCCATTTCCATCATCGAACAATTAATTGACAATATTCCCGAAGGTGATTTTCAAGCTAAAACAAAAGCAGTATTAAAATTACCAAAAGGAGAATTTTACACCAGAGTGGAAACAGCAAGAGGTGAATTCGGAGTATATATTGTGAGTGAAGGAGGAATGACCCCATACAGAATTAAATTCCGTTCACCCGGATTTTCCAATCTAAGCGCCCTCGACCACATGACACGCGGACAAAAGATCGGAGATATGGTTGCGATAATGGGGACGTTGGATTTGGTGATACCGGACATAGATCGATGA
- a CDS encoding NADH-quinone oxidoreductase subunit C, with the protein MTTEELKIKLSEIAPSITYEEGGEMLNLFIEASEFKDFAQVIFNDDNLAFDYMFCLTCVDWKTHLTMVYHLESTKHRHIIVIKSKLDRENPEIETVCDIWRTAELLEREVYELFGVRFLNHPDLRRLLLTDDFEGWPLRKDFEDEVNMIKL; encoded by the coding sequence ATGACCACGGAAGAATTAAAAATAAAATTAAGTGAAATTGCTCCTTCCATTACTTATGAAGAAGGTGGCGAAATGCTTAATTTATTTATCGAAGCTTCTGAATTTAAAGATTTTGCGCAGGTAATTTTTAATGATGATAACCTGGCTTTCGATTATATGTTTTGTCTGACTTGTGTCGATTGGAAAACGCATTTAACCATGGTTTACCATCTAGAATCAACAAAACACAGACATATAATAGTAATTAAATCAAAATTAGACAGAGAAAATCCGGAAATTGAAACAGTTTGCGACATTTGGCGCACTGCAGAATTACTGGAAAGAGAAGTATATGAATTATTCGGCGTGCGTTTCCTAAATCATCCCGATCTGCGAAGATTATTATTAACAGATGATTTTGAAGGCTGGCCGTTGAGGAAGGATTTTGAGGATGAAGTGAATATGATAAAACTATGA
- a CDS encoding NADH-quinone oxidoreductase subunit B, which translates to MDVKDPNIKQEPFPGDVHPTASGGFLVTKLDDVINWARSNSLWPLVFGTSCCAIEMMSTASAKYDWSRFGFEVARATPRQADVIIIAGTIVNKMAPVLKRLYDQMPDPKYVIAMGACATSGGPFFYNTYSVVKGADHVIPVDVYVAGCPPRPEALLHALISLQHKIQAGGKREKMFIEKYSDNLDVNKLNQK; encoded by the coding sequence ATGGATGTAAAAGACCCGAATATCAAGCAGGAGCCTTTTCCGGGCGATGTGCACCCCACAGCATCGGGTGGATTTTTGGTAACAAAACTCGACGATGTGATCAATTGGGCACGCTCAAACTCCTTATGGCCATTGGTTTTCGGGACAAGTTGCTGCGCAATCGAAATGATGAGCACTGCCAGTGCAAAATACGACTGGAGCCGTTTTGGCTTCGAAGTGGCACGCGCTACTCCCCGCCAGGCCGATGTGATCATCATTGCAGGTACCATAGTGAACAAAATGGCACCGGTTCTCAAGCGATTATACGACCAAATGCCTGATCCTAAGTATGTTATAGCAATGGGAGCATGTGCAACCAGTGGTGGTCCCTTCTTTTATAATACTTATAGTGTGGTAAAAGGCGCCGATCATGTTATTCCTGTTGATGTATATGTAGCAGGTTGCCCACCTCGACCGGAAGCCTTATTGCATGCTCTTATAAGCCTGCAACATAAAATTCAGGCAGGTGGCAAAAGAGAAAAAATGTTTATCGAAAAATATTCTGATAATCTTGATGTAAATAAACTCAATCAGAAATGA
- a CDS encoding NADH-quinone oxidoreductase subunit A, whose amino-acid sequence MGPASLIVLIMAAVAFSAAGILLSKLVLKANKSVVKGEPYECGVPTIGQSWVQFNVGYYLFALIFLIFDVELIFLYPWAVTVQKLGMFAFIEAIVFLFILFIGFLYAHKKGALKWM is encoded by the coding sequence ATGGGTCCGGCTTCGTTGATAGTTTTAATTATGGCAGCAGTTGCTTTTTCGGCGGCGGGAATTCTGTTATCAAAACTCGTTTTAAAGGCCAACAAAAGTGTTGTTAAAGGGGAGCCTTACGAGTGCGGAGTGCCTACTATCGGGCAAAGTTGGGTACAGTTTAATGTTGGATACTACCTTTTTGCCCTCATTTTCCTCATTTTTGACGTAGAACTCATTTTCTTATACCCTTGGGCCGTTACCGTTCAAAAACTGGGAATGTTTGCCTTTATCGAAGCTATTGTCTTTTTATTCATATTATTTATCGGATTTCTTTACGCACATAAAAAAGGAGCTCTCAAATGGATGTAA